A stretch of DNA from Micromonospora peucetia:
CCGAGATCGAGTTCTTCCTGCTGGAGAACGGCCCGCTGGACGGCTCGGTACCGACCCCGGTCGACACCGGCGGCTACTTCGAGCACACCACCCACGCGGTGGCCCGAGACTTCCGCCGGCAGGGCGTCCTGGCGCTGGAGCGGATCGGCATCTCGGTGGAGTTCAGCCACCACGAGGTGGCCCCCGGCCAGCAGGAGATCGACCTGCGCTATGCCGACGCGCTGACCACCGCCGACAACATCATGACCTTCCGGCACGTGGTCAAGGAGGTCGCGCTCTCCACCGGCGTGCAGGCCACCTTCATGCCGAAGCCGTTCACCGACCAGCCCGGCAGCGGCATGCACACCCACCTGTCGCTGTTCGAGGGCGAGCGCAACGCGTTCCACGACGCCGGTGACCCGATGAAGCTGTCCAAGGTGGCCCGGGCCTTCATCGCCGGGCTGCTGGTGCACGCCCGGGAATACACGGCCGTCACCAACCAGTGGGTCAACTCCTACAAGCGGCTGTTCCCGCAGGCGCTGCCGGACCGGGTCACCGAGAGCCCGGCGTACGTCTGCTGGGGTCACCTGAACCGGTCGGCGCTGGTCCGGGTCCCGGCCTACGGCAAGCCGAACTCGGCCCGGGTGGAGGTCCGCTCGCCGGACTCGGCGGCCAACCCCTACCTGGCCTTCGCGGTGCTGCTCGGCGCCGGGATGAAGGGCATCGAGGAGGGCTACGAGCTGCCGCCGGGCGCCGAGGACGACGTCTGGTCGCTGACCAGCGCCGAGCGGCGGGCGATGGGCTACGAGCCGCTGCCGGAGAACCTGTCCGAGGCGATCGACGTGATGGCCGGCTCCGAACTGGTCGCCGAGGTGCTCGGCGAGCACGTCTTCGACTTCTTCCTGCGTAACAAACGGGCCGAGTGGGAGCAGTACCGCCGTGTGGTCACCCCCTACGAGCGGCAGCACTACCTGTCGCTGTAGGTCTGTCTCCCGGCGCCGGAGCGGGGCTCCCACCGCTGGCGCGGTGCCGCTATCGTCTCGGTCACCGCGCCGGCATCCCCGCCAGGCGCAGAGTGCGGGAGGCAGTCGGTGCTGGAAGACCTGCTCAACGGAGCCTGGCAGAGCCTGGTGTTCGGGGTCGTCGGGGTGGGCCTGATGGCGGCCGGGTTCGGGCTGGTCGACCTGCTCACTCCCGGCCGGCTGCGGGAGCTGATCTGGGTGCGGCGCAACGGCAACGCCGCGCTGCTGCTCGCCGCCAACCAGCTCGGCATCGCCGGGATCGTGTTCACCGCGATCCTGACCAGCTACAGCGACTTCACCAAGGGGCTCGCCTCGACGGTCGTCTTCGGCCTGGTCGGACTGGCCATCATGGCGCTGGCGTTCTTCGTGCTGGACCTGCTCACCCCGGGCAAGCTCGGCGAGATCATCTGCTCGGACGAGCCGCACCCGGCAGCCCGGGTCAGCGCCGCCACGCACTTCGGCGCCGCGCTGATCGTCTGCGCCTGCATCGCCTGAGCGGTCCGTCCGGCCCGCTGTCCGCCCGAGGCGGAGCTGTCCCGTCACACCCCCGTCGTAGGTTGCGGGAGTGAACCGGACGGACCGTCTCTACGCCCTGGTCGAGGAGCTGCGCGCCGTGTCGCCACGGCCGCGCAGCGCCCGCTGGCTCGCCGACCGCTTCGAGGTGAGCACCCGCACCATCGAGCGGGACATCGGCGCCCTCCAGGAGTCAGGTGTGCCGATCTGGGCCGAGGCGGGCCGCACCGGCGGCTACGCGCTCGACCGGGCGCGCACCCTGCCGCCGGTCAACCTCAGTCCCGTCGAGGCGGTCGCCATGGCGGTGGCGTTGCACCGGATGCGCGGCACGCCGTTCGCCGCGGCGGCCGGCACCGCCCTGCGCAAGCTGCTCGCCGTGATGCCCGCCACCGACGCCGCCGAGGCGCACCGGCTCGCCGCCCGGGTGCACCTGATCGGGGACGGGCCGGTGACGCCCGTCCCGGCCGCCGTCGCCGACGCGGTGCGCGCGCGCCGCCTACTGCGCATCCGGTACGCCGACCGTGCCGGCGCCGGCTCGCTGCGCGACGTGGAGCCGCTGGGCTACCTCGGCAATCCCCGGCACTGGTATCTGCTGGCCTGGTGCCGGCTGCGCGACGGCA
This window harbors:
- the glnA gene encoding type I glutamate--ammonia ligase; this encodes MDRQQEFVLRTLEERDIRFVRLWFTDVLGTLKSVSVAPAELEAAFEEGIGFDGSAIEGFARVFESDMVAMPDPTTFQVFPFEGGASGESARMFCDILLPDGGPSWADPRHVLRRALSKAAEKGFTFYTHPEIEFFLLENGPLDGSVPTPVDTGGYFEHTTHAVARDFRRQGVLALERIGISVEFSHHEVAPGQQEIDLRYADALTTADNIMTFRHVVKEVALSTGVQATFMPKPFTDQPGSGMHTHLSLFEGERNAFHDAGDPMKLSKVARAFIAGLLVHAREYTAVTNQWVNSYKRLFPQALPDRVTESPAYVCWGHLNRSALVRVPAYGKPNSARVEVRSPDSAANPYLAFAVLLGAGMKGIEEGYELPPGAEDDVWSLTSAERRAMGYEPLPENLSEAIDVMAGSELVAEVLGEHVFDFFLRNKRAEWEQYRRVVTPYERQHYLSL
- a CDS encoding DUF350 domain-containing protein; this translates as MLEDLLNGAWQSLVFGVVGVGLMAAGFGLVDLLTPGRLRELIWVRRNGNAALLLAANQLGIAGIVFTAILTSYSDFTKGLASTVVFGLVGLAIMALAFFVLDLLTPGKLGEIICSDEPHPAARVSAATHFGAALIVCACIA
- a CDS encoding helix-turn-helix transcriptional regulator, with protein sequence MNRTDRLYALVEELRAVSPRPRSARWLADRFEVSTRTIERDIGALQESGVPIWAEAGRTGGYALDRARTLPPVNLSPVEAVAMAVALHRMRGTPFAAAAGTALRKLLAVMPATDAAEAHRLAARVHLIGDGPVTPVPAAVADAVRARRLLRIRYADRAGAGSLRDVEPLGYLGNPRHWYLLAWCRLRDGIRAFRVDRITSVTTLAERVPERELAADDLDIPRERIRRLSLV